One genomic segment of Alosa sapidissima isolate fAloSap1 chromosome 13, fAloSap1.pri, whole genome shotgun sequence includes these proteins:
- the tlr8b gene encoding toll-like receptor 8b, with the protein MRLILLLALCSTVALSTRHHTTKWQCSVTALNTSVHVDCSDRNLKDIPEKLPWNVTELNLSGNQIKYVAAVPLRQLFNLTVIDLNSNFIEYFDNKEPPFLHCEGLKTLLFDHNKLSKVPRQLPVRLSNLSLASNQINSVKSEDFANLSLIESINLDNNCYFHSSCNGSLMIENGTFSNLNHLTNLSLTMNRLQKVPQYLPESLMSLKLLLNTIAHINKSDFSGLTSLRFLDLSGNCPFCPNAPFPCKPCGDNGLVIHPQAFAHLAQLEELRLSGNSLQTVNSAWFRNLTRLQYLFLSFNFLITEIQTGSFLSMLPHVEVIDLSYNNLNKALFPRLNISQHFANMTSLRALHLQGYYFSKLLSDDLKPLYNLRNLTVLNMGVNFLQKIDFSFLKLFYNLSVFTLVENQLTNLLLTPESSCCLTCGKVGASGHSDLPILFRPYIHRDEDYRFYPPSIKPECVNAGNVLDLSRNLIFNINPKLFSNTENIACLNLSSNSIGETLNGSEFRLFPKLKYLDLSRNRLYLSSDQAFTELPYLEILDLNHNKHYFQVVGLNHSLAFTRYLKSLKVLYLNWNEISSLTEPHMHSTSLQKLYFAGNQLDMMWRNSQGFNLFKNLTNLQTLDLSLNGLKSIPNSVYENLPDTLTYLRLNQNGLLSFNWTVLSCLPRLEELHLSKNELDHVTASLSSLTRQLKVLDLSHNRIAQLSGLLLSATLSLRILDLSHNSLTTLNATTFQTGQPDSLQTLRLENNPFRCTCDLLDFILWIRYSPVSLPNLVTKVQCNLPESKRGRSIMLSDIDICLNDDLAQILYTATSSIVILVLSIAVCAHLFYWDVSYIFSFLRAKVKSQRPNSAQYMYNAFIMYDTSDPLASDWVLHYLRVELEECGGERARPLCLEERDWIPGMPVLDNLSQSVRLSRKTVFVLTESFLGSSLFKMAVFLAHQRLLEEGVDVMVLLQLQPVLQRSRILGLRRCLRQSSVLEWPVNPAAHSWFWQQLRSAVLTERPAKHSSLHRRYFSGR; encoded by the coding sequence ATGAGGTTGATTTTATTGCTTGCACTCTGTTCGACGGTCGCTCTCAGTACAAGACATCACACTACGAAGTGGCAGTGTTCTGTAACAGCGCTCAACACTTCTGTGCATGTGGATTGCTCTGACAGAAATTTAAAAGACATCCCTGAAAAGCTCCCTTGGAATGTGACAGAACTCAACCTTTCTGGAAATCAGATCAAATATGTGGCGGCAGTACCTCTCAGACAACTATTCAATTTAACTGTTATTGATTTAAATAGCAACTTTATTGAATACTTTGATAATAAGGAGCCTCCATTTTTACACTGTGAAGGTTTAAAAACACTGCTTTTTGACCATAACAAACTTTCCAAAGTGCCGAGACAACTGCCTGTGAGACTATCTAATCTGAGTTtggcatcaaatcaaatcaactcTGTTAAGTCAGAAGACTTTGCAAACCTTTCACTCATCGAATCCATCAACCTTGACAACAACTGTTATTTCCATAGCAGCTGTAACGGATCCTTGATGATTGAAAATGGGACTTTTTCTAATCTCAACCACCTGACCAACCTCTCCTTGACTATGAACCGATTACAAAAAGTCCCCCAGTACTTGCCAGAGTCCTTAATGTCTCTGAAACTACTTCTAAATACGattgcacacataaacaaatcGGATTTCAGCGGTTTGACTTCACTGcgatttcttgacctgtctggTAACTGCCCCTTTTGCCCTAACGCCCCTTTCCCCTGTAAGCCCTGTGGAGACAACGGCTTGGTCATCCACCCCCAGGCTTTTGCTCATCTGGCCCAGCTCGAGGAACTGCGTCTGTCTGGGAACTCTCTGCAGACGGTGAATTCCGCCTGGTTTCGGAACCTCACTCGCTTGCAGTACTTGTTCCTCTCCTTCAACTTCCTCATCACCGAGATCCAAACCGGAAGTTTTCTCTCCATGCTACCACACGTCGAAGTCATTGACCTGTCCTACAACAATCTCAACAAGGCTCTGTTTCCACGGTTAAATATTTCGCAACATTTTGCAAACATGACATCGCTGAGGGCCTTGCACCTTCAAGGCTATTACTTCTCAAAGCTTCTCAGCGATGACCTGAAACCCCTTTACAACTTACGAAATCTTACTGTGCTGAATATGGGAGTCAATTTCCTCCAGAAGATAGATTTCTCCTTTTTGAAACTGTTTTATAACTTGTCTGTTTTCACATTAGTTGAAAATCAACTAACAAATCTTCTTCTGACACCAGAGTCGAGTTGTTGTCTCACTTGCGGAAAAGTCGGGGCATCTGGACATAGTGATCTACCAATCCTCTTCAGGCCATACATTCATCGCGATGAGGACTACCGGTTTTATCCCCCATCGATCAAGCCGGAGTGTGTCAATGCTGGCAATGTGCTGGACCTCAGCCGGAACTTAATCTTTAATATAAATCCAAAGTTGTTCAGCAACACGGAAAACATTGCCTGTCTCAATCTCTCCTCAAATTCCATAGGGGAGACTTTAAATGGCTCTGAGTTCAGACTTTTTCCAAAACTGAAATATCTGGATTTGTCTCGCAACAGGCTTTACCTGTCATCAGATCAGGCCTTCACTGAATTACCATACCTGGAAATCTTAGATTTAAACCACAACAAACACTACTTCCAGGTGGTTGGGCTAAACCACAGTTTAGCATTCACCCGATATCTAAAGTCGCTAAAAGTCCTTTACTTAAATTGGAATGAGATTAGCTCACTGACAGAGCCTCACATGCATAGCACATCTCTGCAGAAGTTGTACTTTGCAGGGAATCAACTGGACATGATGTGGCGCAACAGCCAAGGTTTCAACTTATTCAAAAACCTTACGAATTTACAAACACTTGATCTTTCCTTGAATGGTCTGAAAAGCATTCCTAACAGTGTATATGAGAACTTGCCGGACACTTTAACATATCTACGCCTGAATCAGAATGGACTGTTGTCCTTCAATTGGACTGTGCTGAGTTGCCTACCTCGGCTTGAAGAACTGCATCTAAGCAAAAACGAGCTGGATCACGTGACCGCAAGTCTCTCCTCACTGACTCGCCAGCTGAAGGTGTTGGATCTGAGCCACAACAGGATAGCACAGCTCTCTGGGTTATTGCTCTCAGCCACTCTGAGTTTGAGGATTCTGGATCTCAGTCATAATAGTCTGACCACCCTCAATGCGACCACTTTCCAGACGGGTCAGCCTGACTCACTCCAAACGCTTCGATTGGAGAATAACCCCTTCCGCTGCACGTGCGACCTTCTGGACTTCATCCTGTGGATTCGCTACAGCCCTGTATCACTGCCCAACCTGGTGACCAAAGTGCAGTGTAACCTCCCAGAGTCCAAGAGAGGCAGATCTATCATGCTATCGGACATTGACATCTGCCTGAATGATGACCTCGCTCAAATCCTCTATACCGCCACTTCCTCTATAGTGATCTTAGTACTGTCCATCGCTGTTTGCGCTCACCTCTTTTATTGGGATGTGTCGTACATCTTTAGCTTCTTGAGAGCGAAAGTGAAAAGTCAACGGCCAAACTCTGCCCAGTACATGTACAACGCTTTCATCATGTACGACACCAGTGACCCGCTTGCCTCTGATTGGGTGCTGCACTACCTGCGGGTTGAGCTGGAGGAGTGTGGTGGCGAGAGGGCCCGCCCTCTCTGCCTGGAGGAGCGGGATTGGATACCCGGCATGCCCGTCCTGGACAACCTCTCGCAGAGTGTGCGTCTGAGCAGGAAAACGGTCTTTGTGCTGACCGAAAGCTTCCTGGGCAGCAGCCTGTTCAAGATGGCGGTCTTCCTGGCCCACCAGCGGCTCCTGGAGGAGGGGGTGGACGTGAtggtgctgctgcagctgcagccGGTGCTGCAGAGGTCCCGCATCCTCGGCCTGCGCCGCTGCCTGAGAC